One Streptococcus sp. VT 162 genomic window, GTAGTCGTTTTTGGAAAAAAGGAGACTGGTGACATGGTCCTGGTTTTTCTGAAAATGTAAAAAGATATGTGCGAGGTAGTCCTCGGTCGTAAAGTGTCCTTCTCTTTCAAAGAGATGATGAAAGAGGTAGCGACAGAGTTCATCTAAAAGGAGTTCCTTACTCTCGTAGTGACAGTAAAAAGTAGAACGTCCAACATCTGCTAGGTCAATGATATCCTGGACAGTAGTGGCATCATAGCCTTTGTCGTTCAAAAGTTGTAAAAAAGCTTGATAGATGGCTTTTTTAGTCTTGTTGACTCGACGGTCTCTTTTTAGCATATAGACACTTGAGACAAACTGTTCAGAACTGAACATGGCTGACAGTTTGCTTCTATCCTTTCTTTGGATTTTATTAGATAATACAAATGAAAGAAGTATGTATATACCCATTATACCAAAGGAGGGAGAGAAATGAGTTCTAAAACATCAATCTGGTTAGCTTTTTTCTTAAATTTAAGCTATGCTATTGTTGAGTTTATCGCAGGAGGAATCTTTGGTTCGAGTGCTGTTCTTGCTGATTCTGTTCATGACTTAGGAGATGCTATAGCCATTGGCATATCAGCCCTTTTAGAAACAATCTCAAACCGAGAAGAAGATGGGCAGTACACCTTGGGTTACAAGCGTTTCAGCCTTCTAGGGGCCATTCTAACAGCTGTGATTCTTATGATAGGGTCTGTCCTAGTGATTTTGGAAAATGTCACAAAGATCGTTCACCCACAACCCGTTAATGAGGAAGGGATCCTCTGGCTGGGAATCATTGCAGTGGCCATTAATGTGCTAGCTAGTCTAGTAGTCCGTAAAGGAAAGACAAAGAACGAGTCAATTCTTAGCTTGCATTTTTTGGAAGACACCCTTGGTTGGCTGGCTGTCATTCTAATGGCGATTATCCTCCGATTTACGGACTGGTATATCCTTGATCCGCTTTTATCTCTGGTCATTTCCATCTTTATTCTAACAAAAGCTGTTCCTCGCTTTTGGAGCGCGCTCAAGATTTTCTTAGATGCTGTGCCAGAAGGGGTCGAGACAAGTGATTTGGAGAAAGATTTAGAGGCTCTACCCAATGTCAAAAGTGTCAACCAACTTAGTATTTGGTCCATGGATGGTCTAGAGAACAATGCTGTTGTCCACATTTGTATCTGGGATTGGGAACAGATGATGGAGACCAAAGAAGTGGTGCGTCAATTTTTAGAAGAAAGAGGCGTGCAGAATATCACTATTGAAGTGGATAGCAGTCAAAGCAATCATGCGCAACATAAGCGGAGGGTGAGAGAATTAGAGCAGAAGCATGGGCATCATCATTAGAAAAACGACCTCGCTAGAGGTCGTTTTGTTATCCTATTTATTCCTTGTACTTTCCCTCAAGGTCAGTCTGGTTCCCAGCATAGTCAGGCTAGGAATTTTGCGACCGTGGAGAACTTCCTTGTTAAGAATATCCATACCTGCTCGACCCATTTCTTCGGTATAGACGGTAATGCTAGAAAGAGGGGGATAGACCTGCTTGGTCAGACTAGTGTCGTTAAAGGAAATGAGGCTGACGCGGTCTGGTAGGCTAATTCCAGCTTCTTGAAGGGCACGAAGGGCACCGATGGCTAAACTATCGCTGGCTGCGAAAAATGCTGGTGGGAGTTGTTCTCCCAACTTGTGAATGGCCTCCTTCATCAAGTCATAGCCAGACTGGGCAGTAAAGCTCCCCTGAAAGACCAGTTCTTCATGGTAGATTCCATTTGCTTGGGTAATGTCTTTGAAATTTTCTAGCCGCTTATCCTGGATAATTTCTTCCTGGTCGGTTGTTTCTTCGAGACCTGTTAGAATCCCGATACGGTCCATCCCTTGGCTGAGGAAATGGTCTACAACTTGTTTCACAGCAGTGTAAAAGTCAGTGATAATACAGGTATGACCTAATGAGAGGGTATCGCTGTCTATAAAGACTAGAGGTTTTTGGTATTCTTCAAAGGCAGCAATCTGAGCTCGGCTAAATTTTCCGATGCAGAGAATGCCAATCACTTCCTCGCTCAGAGTAAAAGGATGGTCATTAAAATAGCGCAAGATGTCATAGTCCAACTCTTGGGCTCTTTTTTCAATACCGAGACGAATCTGGTAGTAGTAGAGGTCGTCCAACTCCCCTTGCTCGCTGACCCATTGGATAATGGCAATCTTTTGCTTGGGTTTGTGGGATTCGCCTGTCTTGAGATGCTTAGTATAGCCCAGCTCTTCAGCAACGGTTAATATACGGTGTCTGGTTTCTTCTGTAACAGATAGACTCTGGTCGCGATTGAGGACACGAGATACGGTCGCGATAGAGACAGAGGCTAGCTGTGCGATGTCTTTTAAGGTAGCCATAAATCCTCCTCCTTTTAGGTTAGTATATCATATTTTTCTGCTTTTTACTGATAGTTTAGTAAAAGTTTAGTAAAAAGGATTGACCTTGGCAAATGCCTTGGATACAATAGAAGAAAACGATTACACGTTAAGGCGACTTAACGGACAGTCAAAGGAGAATTCATATGACACAACATCTTGCTGCTGAAGCCCTTCGCAAAGACTTTCTTGCCGTTTTTGGTCAAGAAGCAGACCAAACTTTCTTTTCACCAGGTCGTATCAATTTGATTGGTGAACACACAGACTACAACGGTGGGCACGTTTTTCCAGCTGCTATTTCTTTGGGGACATACGGTGCAGCTCGCAAGCGTGACGACCAAGTCTTGCGTTTCTACTCGGCCAATTTTGAAGACAAGGGTATCATCGAAGTGCCTCTTGCTGATCTCAAGTTTGAAAAAGAGCACAGCTGGACCAACTA contains:
- a CDS encoding LacI family transcriptional regulator, whose product is MATLKDIAQLASVSIATVSRVLNRDQSLSVTEETRHRILTVAEELGYTKHLKTGESHKPKQKIAIIQWVSEQGELDDLYYYQIRLGIEKRAQELDYDILRYFNDHPFTLSEEVIGILCIGKFSRAQIAAFEEYQKPLVFIDSDTLSLGHTCIITDFYTAVKQVVDHFLSQGMDRIGILTGLEETTDQEEIIQDKRLENFKDITQANGIYHEELVFQGSFTAQSGYDLMKEAIHKLGEQLPPAFFAASDSLAIGALRALQEAGISLPDRVSLISFNDTSLTKQVYPPLSSITVYTEEMGRAGMDILNKEVLHGRKIPSLTMLGTRLTLRESTRNK
- a CDS encoding cation transporter codes for the protein MSSKTSIWLAFFLNLSYAIVEFIAGGIFGSSAVLADSVHDLGDAIAIGISALLETISNREEDGQYTLGYKRFSLLGAILTAVILMIGSVLVILENVTKIVHPQPVNEEGILWLGIIAVAINVLASLVVRKGKTKNESILSLHFLEDTLGWLAVILMAIILRFTDWYILDPLLSLVISIFILTKAVPRFWSALKIFLDAVPEGVETSDLEKDLEALPNVKSVNQLSIWSMDGLENNAVVHICIWDWEQMMETKEVVRQFLEERGVQNITIEVDSSQSNHAQHKRRVRELEQKHGHHH
- a CDS encoding TetR family transcriptional regulator encodes the protein MLKRDRRVNKTKKAIYQAFLQLLNDKGYDATTVQDIIDLADVGRSTFYCHYESKELLLDELCRYLFHHLFEREGHFTTEDYLAHIFLHFQKNQDHVTSLLFSKNDYFLRQLHKELEHHVYPMVAGDLQEAYPNIPASYLQHFVVTNFIETLTWWLKKGKSYTEEQVVRFYLDVMEMTSTTPLDN